A stretch of the Lolium perenne isolate Kyuss_39 chromosome 3, Kyuss_2.0, whole genome shotgun sequence genome encodes the following:
- the LOC127344338 gene encoding NAC domain-containing protein 90 isoform X2 yields the protein MADGRPPGYRFYPTEEELICFYLRNKLDGRRVDDIERVIPVVDVYSVDPLQLSEIHDRLCGGEGEPWFYFSERQEREARGGRPSRTTPSGYWKAAGTPGVVYGADRRAIGMRKTMVFYRGRAPSGTKTKWKMNEYRAFHHDNDVAGGSVAGPGSGFSHAAAPPNLNLPPQLRGEFSLCRLYTRSGTLRQFDRRPVAGAAAGGDNPGPATEAAMSLSPDDGDGSGGSMHLHEEELMEGSGGDPYGDDISTLAALLYWPVD from the exons ATGGCCGACGGGAGACCTCCGGGTTACCGCTTCTACCCGACGGAGGAGGAGCTCATATGCTTCTACCTGCGCAACAAGCTCGACGGCCGCCGCGTCGACGACATCGAGCGCGTCATCCCCGTCGTCGACGTCTACTCCGTCGACCCGTTGCAGCTCTCAG AGATCCACGACAGGCTGTGCGGCGGCGAGGGGGAGCCGTGGTTCTACTTCAGTGAGCGGCAGGAGCGGGAGGCGCGGGGCGGCCGGCCCAGCCGGACCACGCCGTCAGGGTACTGGAAGGCGGCGGGCACGCCGGGGGTCGTCTACGGCGCCGACCGTCGGGCCATCGGGATGAGGAAAACCATGGTGTTCTACCGCGGCCGCGCGCCGTCCGGGACCAAGACCAAGTGGAAGATGAACGAGTACAGGGCGTTCCATCACGACAATGACGTCGCCGGCGGCTCAGTCGCTGGGCCAGGGTCAGGGTTCTCccacgccgccgcgccgccgaacCTCAACCTCCCTCCGCAG CTGAGAGGCGAGTTCAGCTTGTGCCGACTGTACACCAGATCGGGCACCCTGCGACAGTTCGATCGCCGGCCCGTCGCCGGCGCTGCTGCAGGCGGCGACAATCCAGGGCCAGCCACGGAAGCCGCGATGTCGCTGTCGCCCGACGACGGTGACGGCTCCGGTGGATCCATGCATCTCCATGAAGAGGAGCTGATGGAGGGAAGTGGCGGTGATCCTTACGGGGACGACATTTCCACGTTGGCTGCTCTTCTCTACTGGCCTGTAGACTAG
- the LOC127344338 gene encoding NAC domain-containing protein 90 isoform X1: MADGRPPGYRFYPTEEELICFYLRNKLDGRRVDDIERVIPVVDVYSVDPLQLSGTTLSTIDAIIVCFQYSTLRHAAFPAYVYAEIHDRLCGGEGEPWFYFSERQEREARGGRPSRTTPSGYWKAAGTPGVVYGADRRAIGMRKTMVFYRGRAPSGTKTKWKMNEYRAFHHDNDVAGGSVAGPGSGFSHAAAPPNLNLPPQLRGEFSLCRLYTRSGTLRQFDRRPVAGAAAGGDNPGPATEAAMSLSPDDGDGSGGSMHLHEEELMEGSGGDPYGDDISTLAALLYWPVD, from the exons ATGGCCGACGGGAGACCTCCGGGTTACCGCTTCTACCCGACGGAGGAGGAGCTCATATGCTTCTACCTGCGCAACAAGCTCGACGGCCGCCGCGTCGACGACATCGAGCGCGTCATCCCCGTCGTCGACGTCTACTCCGTCGACCCGTTGCAGCTCTCAGGTACGACACTCTCGACCATCGATGCAATCATAGTATGCTTTCAGTACAGTACGTTGCGTCATGCTGCCTTTCCTGCATACGTGTACGCAGAGATCCACGACAGGCTGTGCGGCGGCGAGGGGGAGCCGTGGTTCTACTTCAGTGAGCGGCAGGAGCGGGAGGCGCGGGGCGGCCGGCCCAGCCGGACCACGCCGTCAGGGTACTGGAAGGCGGCGGGCACGCCGGGGGTCGTCTACGGCGCCGACCGTCGGGCCATCGGGATGAGGAAAACCATGGTGTTCTACCGCGGCCGCGCGCCGTCCGGGACCAAGACCAAGTGGAAGATGAACGAGTACAGGGCGTTCCATCACGACAATGACGTCGCCGGCGGCTCAGTCGCTGGGCCAGGGTCAGGGTTCTCccacgccgccgcgccgccgaacCTCAACCTCCCTCCGCAG CTGAGAGGCGAGTTCAGCTTGTGCCGACTGTACACCAGATCGGGCACCCTGCGACAGTTCGATCGCCGGCCCGTCGCCGGCGCTGCTGCAGGCGGCGACAATCCAGGGCCAGCCACGGAAGCCGCGATGTCGCTGTCGCCCGACGACGGTGACGGCTCCGGTGGATCCATGCATCTCCATGAAGAGGAGCTGATGGAGGGAAGTGGCGGTGATCCTTACGGGGACGACATTTCCACGTTGGCTGCTCTTCTCTACTGGCCTGTAGACTAG